The following DNA comes from Populus trichocarpa isolate Nisqually-1 chromosome 19, P.trichocarpa_v4.1, whole genome shotgun sequence.
TGATGGGTTTGTAGTAATTTATTTGGGGCACAATGAGTGAAagacaacacaaaataataaatgcaGATTTAACGGAATGAAATCTAGGACATGGTGGTGGCTGTGGCAAGCTTGGCTCTGAGGTCTTTTCTTAGAATCTTTCCAGCAGCCGATTTGGGAATAGAATGAACGAAGAACACCTTGTGCAGTTTCTTGTAGAACACCACCTGTTTAGAACAAAATGTAAGAGTATGTATGATCTTAGCTTCCAATGGACGTggaagcttttctttttctttgttgttcttaATAAGCATTGAAACCCTTATTAGGATTGTTTAGAAAAGGTATCTTTTTTGACATTGAAAGagctagtatatatatattgaagttGCACGAGCACCTGCTTTGCAATGTAGTCTTTTACAGCCTCTTCATTAAGGTCAAGATCATTTGAGCGGACCACAAACGCGACAGGAACTTCACCAGCAACCTCATCTTTTTGCCTGTTGTTTCCATTCAAGTTATTTCGGCTTTGAGAcagaaaacatgattaaaataaaagaaacaccaGCTCTCTAGCTTTAGGGGCCTTAGAATACAATGATAGAACAACACCTTCCTTTCCTAATCTGATTGAACAAGAATGTTATTAAGAGAAATGATACAGATATGATGATGAGTTTGATTGTACTTACGGAACAACAGCCGCATCCGCAATTGATGGGTGGTTTACAAGGAGAGCCTCAAGCTCCGCGGGCGGCACCTGACCATAGAGCATGGAACATGCTTGTTAAATTGTCAGTGAGGTACGGTACAATACATGCATAGACATGAAAGGAAATAGGTCCAATGTCAGACATGCCTGGAAGCCTTTGAATTTTATGATTTCCTTCACTCTATCAACAATGAAAATCTCGTCGTCGTCGTCGACATAACCTATATCTCCAGTGTGGAGCCAACCCTCAACGTCTATGATGTTTGCCGTGGCTTCCGCGTCATTCAAATATCCTGTTTGGGCTTAGGCTATTAAGGGATAATAACTTTGGAACTCTCGCATGATTAAcctcagaaaaacaaaaacattttcaagGAGCACCCTTTGCAGAGAATAGATTATAGATATACTGTAGATGGTACTATGACATAGCCTCTCCTACAAAagaatgatataattaattatgtttttggcATATCAAGCTGAGTGTGGAGAAATTACCGAACCTTTCATGATTTGAGATCCACGGATGCAGATTTCACCAGGTTGGTTGCGACCAAGAGAGCTACCGGTCTCAGGGTCAATGACCTTGAGCTCTGCGTTTCTAACCACCGTTCCACATGATCCAGACTTGGTGGGTAAAGGTTGCTTTGAGAAGGCTAAGCACATTGATAGCACTGGCCCCGCCTCTGTCATCCCATAACCCTGTTCATGTCGAAGCCATCATCAACAGTTTCCTTCCTTACTTTGTATGCATATATACGAGAAATGGTTCGTCTAcggtattaatattttttatttccttaataAAGTCTATATTTATGGTTCGTAAATCTCAgttagtttaaataaaaatgacttACTAGcaaagatatatataataaagttaGGATTTGTCTCGTAATTATTAAATCCATGCCACCATCAGCAACGGGCACCTAGAGTGCCCTAGCTAGGTGGTCGTCGTCGTAACGGGCGGCGCAAATGGTTTGTCGCTTGTGCCCATTGCATTTCGTGCCCGACCAGACTCGTGCGTATAATTCCCAACCATATCCATAGATCCTTGGCCTTCCTACCACACAGATAGCTTTCACTATCGCATGCTTCTAAAACAATGTTTAACCACTGTGATAGCTTCATTAATGGATCAAATCCTGCCACCTCCAATGCCTTTAATTGCAATACAATAACATTTAACTCCTCATTGGATCGGATATCGGATCTAAGATCTCCGGTTCCGGTCATCATCAAGAGACCAGTACTTGTTAAATTATTGgttattcaaatatttatatgttctttttattacatgtaaacatttatttttcaatagtACTGTGTGATATGTCTACCTAAATATAGTACCATAAGAAATTCGTTCTtaaccttaattttatttttaattcgatTTAAGTATATATCTGACGTTGCTTTCATCTACAACATCGATCGTACATCCATTttcattaagttttattttcttttcttttaattttatttcaacagTCAGATTTCGTGAATacaatagtttttgttttttattaatatagaattttgaaaattaaatcgATATGTtaatttgtgattattttttttaataattttgatgtgttaatagttaaaaaaattaaaaatgattttaatatatttttaaaataaaatttcttaaaaaaataaaaaataaacaaactatgAATCAGAGTAAATGGAGCCTAAAACAGCTCAAGTATCGTAAGATTTGTCCAACACACAAAAATAGTGATTCTCTTCTACCTttcccatatatatatttagcaaAACGAAAACGCACACACCACCCTCACTATTACGCATGTCATGTATATATGTTCatgaaaacttttattaattaattagtggcAAGGTAACTAACGCTAACCTGTCCCAGGATGGCCTGTGGAACCCTGCTCCTGAGGGCCTCCTCGAGCTCCTTCCCCAGTGGCGCAGCCCCTGAGAGGACTACCCTGATCGAACTCAAGTCGAAGTTCGCCACCATTGGGTTCTTGGCCAACGCCAGCACCAGTGGTGGCACCACAGCCGCAACCGAAACATTGTGTTTCTGAATGAGCTCTAGCAGTGATCCGATCTCAAACTTTTGCATTAACAGTACAGCAGAACCGGCTCTCAACGAGCATAACAACACGCTGTTCAATGAAAAGATGTGAAACAAAGGTAAAACGCATAAAACGACATCATCTTGTTTCAAGTATAAATTTGGGATCTCTCCATCAACTTGTTGAGCCACACTTGTTATCAAGCTCTTGTGAGTCAGTATCACTCCTTTTGGGAGCCCTGTTGTCCCTGAAGAGAATGGTAATGCCACAGGATCATCCGGATGGATTGAAACTGTTGGCATTTCACTCTCGTTAGCCTCAACAAGCACATTGAAATGTAGACAGTTCTCTGGTGGGTCATCAATGGTGATTACTATGAAATCTTCCTCCGGTTTTTGGTTGTTTTCATGGCAATCACTATCTCTTAGCTTGTTCACATGTTGAGACTGGGTGATAATCAGTTTCGCACGAGAAGCAGAGAATTGCTTGAATATTTCACCTGGAGTGTAGAAAGGGTTCACAGTGGTGGTGACTGCACCAATCATGGAAGCACCCATGAAGGAGAAGACGAATTCTGGGCAGTTTTGGAGCAGGGTCATGATTACATCGCCTTTCTTGATGCCCAAATTGGATAACCCAGCAGCGACCTTTCGAGATATTAGGTGAGTTTCGGCAAAAGAGTAGGTTTTTCCCGTGGAACCTGAAATCAAGCATGGCCTATCTGAGAAATCAGAGAGGTTTTCAAAGCAGTATGCGTGCAGAGGGAGGTGGTTCGAGATGGTTATATCTGGTAGTTTTGATCTGAAAATATGATCAGTTTCATGAGAGGATGGTGCGTTTTGGTTTTGTGGGGGGGAGAGTTCCGGTTTCGGGGGCTCAACCGTGGCCACGGACATCATGTTTCTTGAGATGAAAGGGAGTTTCTTTGTGTGATATATGTATCTAACGCTCAGAATGTATACTCAACCAATCCCAATTCTGGATGGTGTTAATCGACCGGTGTGTATGCGTGTACGAGGAGAGAGCCAGTCGAGCAAAGTGTAATAAATATAGGAGCAGAGAAAGTTTGGTGAAAGTAGTGGTGAGAGACTGGTAGCTAAGCTGGCAAATTGAAGATGAGGTGAGTAGGAAGGGAAGTAGGGAATCAAAGCATGCCCATCTCACATTCAAGAAACCAAACCCTTTGGCTCATGCAGTTCCCATCAAAGCCCAAGCTCTCACCTACCCCCAAGAGTCCATGGCAGCGATTGGTTGACAAGTGTAAATAAACGACACTCACAACAGCTTATGTGGCAGACAAAGTCTTTTATGAGATGACACTAGGAACTTAGTGCATGGCAAATTTACTCTTTCATAGTTATCATAATAATTATCCATATCTTTcgcaataatttttattgttgtgtttcGTTAccgttaataaataaaaaaagtcaaagaaaattACGATAGAAGGGATGAAAAAGAATAGGAAATATAGTTGGGTTTCACAAAAGTCTTTAGTACTTGTTTAGTTAGTCAAGGGATTACAATCTAATGTTAACTTGATTAATACAGACCCAACCTAATTTAAATAGGTGAGTTTATTTGGATTATTCTATTGGATACTAGATACgatatgaattttataaaaccTAACTTGAAATCTACTTAAACctaactctatatatatatatatatatatatatatatatatatatatatatacacttcaaatatacatattaattattttattttttgttgaataaatAATAGTCAGATGAATACTCATATGGATACCCGAAACCCaatgaatattttataaatatctaaattttttatccaataaaaaataagtagggTATAGATATTAAGATAGTTTAGTTGATATCATTTGATATATAATCCAATTCACGGGTATCTATGACCATCCCTAGTTTAgttaatgagggataaaataaaattgtcataatttattttttgaattttcaaaaaaataataaataataaaaataactgataaaaatgaattaatgaaaaataatttgagaattggtttaagacaacacaaattgaaagtttaaagaCTAATAAGGATGAAACTATAAATTTGAAAGTCAATTTTggtagaaattgaaagaattgttaagtttagggacttaattaaaccttgaattggtttaataaatgaaattagaaacttaattgaagaattgatatatttggggacttaattgaacttgaaattagtttaattaatgaaattaaaggcttaattgaagaaataccaaagtttgACGCTGATTCGaggcaaaattgcaagaaattagaGTCTAATGATCAAGGTGAAATGGCAACGGTACTGTAGggagtttaattgatttttccagggtaattttgaaagaattaaaagttgaagaatcaattaaggactgaattgaataATTCAGAAATCAAGGATTGTTTTGTAAATGGCGCTAAAATCCAGGGGTCTAATTGCAATTAATCCAggggcaaaaaaaattaaaaaaaaaaaagagattttccATGAATAAGGGTCTAATTGCTAAATGTCATAACTTCAGGGGGCAAATTGAAATTAGCCAAGAATCTACCATAACATTTGCTCTTCTAGGATGTTATTCGATCATACAATCATAATCTTTAATCAATTTCACCCACCGTCTTTGCTGCATGTTCAAGTCCTTCTATGTCATCAAGTATCTCAAACTCTTGTGATTCATAaaaatttggacttgaaaccaTATAGATATTGCCTCCATATTCTTAAAGCAAAAACCACAATGGCTAACTCGAGATCATGCACTAGGTAATTGACTTCGTGAAGCTTTAACTATCTTGATGTATAATCAATCACCCTCATCAATATGCATTCAAGACAGAGTGCatgtttattagtttttcaCATATAGTTTGGGTTGAGTCAAAGTTTAAATTATAAGTTGATGAAATGTTAAAATaagtgaaataaatttttattaagtttCATTTATGATTGAGACAATGTGTCTTAATTGAAACTTATCTtagaaattaacaatattaaactATCAATCTAATATTTATGCATTAATTGTAatggttcttaattttttaaactaatttatcaTAACTTACATTGGTTacatattgaataattttttttgtttattatggaCAAATTAATTAGGTTTATTATATAATGAAGAGTGAATTTGCTTAATACTTAGCTTTCTTTAAATGAAGAactaagaataattttaaaagaaaaataaaaaatggttctATCATTAATTTATGAAGATAATATGCATCGTTTATGACATGACAACCTTTGAATGATCTATGTTCATGTTATTAATACAATTATCATCGCTACCTAGATTTTGTAGGATTTTAATCTTATGTagttttacacacacacacacattatatttgttatttttattttaatgtttaaacatgaggattataaaatttaatggatTATTTGTGCAAGGTAAGGATTAATATTTTGTAGAAGTGGGTTTAATTAATACTAGAATGAtcaataaataagtttttccAACACCATAAATGTATAAATATgacattttaatataaattttacaaaacacAATGTAAGGGAAATGTAACAAAAACTCCTTTTGTGATTAAATTAGTGAACTCTTTTTAGCTACAAAGATTTTCATCactaaatatatgttaaaaaattattttcttgttacaTCATGTAAgcataaatttaatgaaatctaacaaaaaaaaattatttttttttttaagttaacatgtacaaataaaaaaaattaaaacttgacaCAACTAATAtatctaaaagaaaacaagactCATACcacaaccatagttatcaaacctgaCCTGACCTGATGGGTTGATCTAGGACCCAAGCGATCTGGGGCTTTGGTTGGGTTTGTAGGCAAAACCTGGGCCTGCAATTAGCCACATGAAAACCTGGACAATCCAACATGACTCGGgtgagatcttttttttttagatctttttttatcatgttttttgttttctataatacaccaaaaaaaataatttatgaacatcTAGTCTTACATTTTTTATAACATGTCTTTTAACTTATCTATATGGAACAAATATTTATGAGATGGGTGTTTCTAAAAAACATAGAGTGCATTAGTGGTTTCAATTTAAgggacaaaaataaattattactaaaaacaaaaggcacAGGCATTGCCTCGCACACAGGGAAAATCAAAGGTTTTTCTATTACTCGGCCCAACCTTACGTGGGAAAACCTGTCACCCTTCTTTTGTTGGTTACTAACTCATATTAAAGTTCACTGTATAAACACTAgcaaaaaattctattttttcaatgtgggattggaagtccattaatatatatatatatatatatatatatatatatatatatatatatatatatatatatatattcataaagAGAAAGttgtgtttaaattttgattttaaaacttcaacttaaaaggagaagataatatatttccaacatgggataaaaaaaaaccttttaataatcttttaaaattcattatttacaacatatatGGTTGTTTATTAACTTTTTCATGTGAGAtattaaaaactcaaatatttttttaatattctcgagttgacccgggtcaatctGTGTGCCTCAGGACCTAGCCTCTTGGTCGAGTCATCTTTTGGGTCGGGTTTACTAACTATAACCATAATCATTACACCGTTTCcaagtatttataattttgtataacatataatacaataaatttttttctcatctacAAATTTGTTATGGTGACATAACTAGACTTtataaaaattgagttgtttttttatatatactaaagagGAGATCAGTTACTCAACATTTCTGTTAaattaatcacataaaaaacaactaaaatggaAAGCAAATTCATTGTATGGGCATATTTTCTCATTCACCGCTATAGTGAAATGACCTTTTGTCCTtcccaaaaaaatttcttgccTTTTAATTATGGGCATTTTTGTCTTTCTACATAGTAAATTAGTCATTATAGGTTTGTTTGAGGGTATTATCATCTTTTACATATATTAATGAATAGTTAAATGACCAAAAATCCCCCTAAATCAAAAGAACTAGTATTGTCGGGCAAGGGTATTTttgcatattctttttttatatatagtaaaattacGCACATGCCTTTAGATCCTAAAATTTAACATATGGAATCAGGGGTAATGGGGTCTTTT
Coding sequences within:
- the LOC7469843 gene encoding 4-coumarate--CoA ligase 2; the encoded protein is MMSVATVEPPKPELSPPQNQNAPSSHETDHIFRSKLPDITISNHLPLHAYCFENLSDFSDRPCLISGSTGKTYSFAETHLISRKVAAGLSNLGIKKGDVIMTLLQNCPEFVFSFMGASMIGAVTTTVNPFYTPGEIFKQFSASRAKLIITQSQHVNKLRDSDCHENNQKPEEDFIVITIDDPPENCLHFNVLVEANESEMPTVSIHPDDPVALPFSSGTTGLPKGVILTHKSLITSVAQQVDGEIPNLYLKQDDVVLCVLPLFHIFSLNSVLLCSLRAGSAVLLMQKFEIGSLLELIQKHNVSVAAVVPPLVLALAKNPMVANFDLSSIRVVLSGAAPLGKELEEALRSRVPQAILGQGYGMTEAGPVLSMCLAFSKQPLPTKSGSCGTVVRNAELKVIDPETGSSLGRNQPGEICIRGSQIMKGYLNDAEATANIIDVEGWLHTGDIGYVDDDDEIFIVDRVKEIIKFKGFQVPPAELEALLVNHPSIADAAVVPQKDEVAGEVPVAFVVRSNDLDLNEEAVKDYIAKQVVFYKKLHKVFFVHSIPKSAAGKILRKDLRAKLATATTMS